A region from the Lolium perenne isolate Kyuss_39 chromosome 4, Kyuss_2.0, whole genome shotgun sequence genome encodes:
- the LOC127326196 gene encoding cysteine proteinase inhibitor 8: MAKPLLLLALFAATLAVTAALGGRDPGPIVGGWRPIEDVTDPHIQELGGWAVTQHAKLASDRLQFRRVTRGEEQVVSGMNYRLFVDAVDGAGTSAPYVAVVYEQAWTRTRELTSFKPAANF, translated from the coding sequence ATGGCGAAACCCCTCCTCCTGCTCGCCCTcttcgccgccaccctcgccgtCACCGCTGCGCTGGGCGGCCGCGACCCCGGCCCGATTGTCGGCGGGTGGAGACCCATCGAGGACGTGACGGATCCGCACATCCAGGAGCTCGGCGGGTGGGCGGTCACGCAGCACGCCAAGCTGGCCAGCGACAGGCTGCAGTTCCGCCGGGTCACGCGCGGCGAGGAGCAGGTCGTGTCCGGGATGAACTACCGCCTCTTCGTGGACGCGGTGGACGGCGCTGGGACCAGCGCGCCGTACGTCGCGGTCGTCTACGAGCAGGCCTGGACCCGCACCCGCGAGCTCACCTCCTTCAAGCCGGCCGCCAACTTCTGA